Within bacterium, the genomic segment ATCAACGCACTGCTCCTCCTCCCGGAGTAATGCGTGCCAGCGCCGAATGGGAGCAATGCGAACGCGTCATCATTCGCTGGCCCCTTGGTCTTCCAGTTAACTGATCGCAGAAATGTCGCAGGATATCAAAGTCGTCACCCTTGTCGCAAATGCTTCGGCGCAAAGCTCGGCAACCACCACCTATCTATCCGGTGGCGTCAACATGGCAAACGTCGAATTCGTCACAGCCGCTACTAACTCCATCTGGACCCGTGATTACGGTCCCTGGACGATCTTCGATTCTTCCGGCAATATCGGCTTTGTCGACAACCAGTATAATCGCCCGCGCCCGCAAGATGACGTCGTGCCGCAAATTCTCGGCTCCGCTTGGTCGATCCCAGTCTATGCCTTGCCGGTCATTCATACCGGCGGAAATCACATGACCAATGGCAATGGCAGATCAATGTCCGAACGTCTCGTTTATGATGAGAATCCTTCACTCACTCAATTGCAGATTCAAAATTACTTTCAGCAGTATCTTGGCAACGCCTATACCGTGCTCGAATACGTCGATCCCTCGGGAATTCACCACATCGATTGCTTTGCGAAATTCCTCGGTCCTAATAAGATCTTAGTCGAGACTGTCCCCGTCAGTGATCCCGGCTATGCCACTCACAATGCCCGCATCGCCCAGTTGGAGGCTATGATCGGGCCGTGGGGAAGACCATACGATATCGTCAAGGTCTATTGCCCAGCAGGCACCGCTTACACCAACTCGCTAATCCTCAACAACAAAGTATTGGTCCCGACCTTCAGCAATACTTGGGATGATTCCGCACTCGAAGTCTATCGCGACGCTATGCCCGGCTACGAAGTCCTCGGCTTCACCGGTTCTTGGCTCTCCGATGACGCTATCCATTGCCGCGCTCGCGGAATTCATGACCGCCGTGCCGTCTACATCAGCCATCTGCCGTTGCCCGATTCAGCCGGAACTCAGGACCCGTATCCGATCACGGCATTCATCTATGCCCATTCCGATGGCGACCTCATTTCCGATTCGTTGAAAATTTACTACAGCGTCAACAACGGACCGTTCTTATCATCACAGCTCTTTGCAACCGCTCACCCCGATTCCTTTGCCGGTGCGATTCCAGCTCAAGTCTCAGGAAGCACCGTTCGCTATTTCCTCAGCGCCGCTGATGATTCCGGCAAGATGGCGACCGACCCGATTATCGGCGCAGACTGGGCATATTCCTTCGTGGTCCAGGATGTCAACATCGCGCCGACCATCACATCGCCTGACTCATTCCTTGTTCGCGCTGGTTCGGTGTTCACGTACACACCGACATTCACCGACCCCGATGACAT encodes:
- a CDS encoding agmatine deiminase family protein, whose translation is MSQDIKVVTLVANASAQSSATTTYLSGGVNMANVEFVTAATNSIWTRDYGPWTIFDSSGNIGFVDNQYNRPRPQDDVVPQILGSAWSIPVYALPVIHTGGNHMTNGNGRSMSERLVYDENPSLTQLQIQNYFQQYLGNAYTVLEYVDPSGIHHIDCFAKFLGPNKILVETVPVSDPGYATHNARIAQLEAMIGPWGRPYDIVKVYCPAGTAYTNSLILNNKVLVPTFSNTWDDSALEVYRDAMPGYEVLGFTGSWLSDDAIHCRARGIHDRRAVYISHLPLPDSAGTQDPYPITAFIYAHSDGDLISDSLKIYYSVNNGPFLSSQLFATAHPDSFAGAIPAQVSGSTVRYFLSAADDSGKMATDPIIGADWAYSFVVQDVNIAPTITSPDSFLVRAGSVFTYTPTFTDPDDIVHTITYLNLPVWLTETNDTVSGTTPASVFNITFDVSVNDGSATANQSVQVVSYVCGDADGNGSVTISDAVYLIAYIFSGGPAPALEEQGDGDCSGGISISDAVLLIAYIFSGGPAPCSSCP